The bacterium genome includes a region encoding these proteins:
- a CDS encoding MFS transporter: MNPWKSLRELPKELWVIFTTTLVNRTGTMALPFLVLYLTRNLNFSSDQAAWVFIGYGIGALVSAPFSGRLSDFLGHRKVMLLSLFLSSIVMMAYPLAQSFAVVFGATVTWAMMSEAFRPASLAVITDMTQPGQRKSAYALQRLAINIGMSIGPAVGGFLVLVSYPTLFIVNGGFALMAGFVLMFAPWRIISHDMTIQTQHHEGIAYKDKRLMYFLMAVVPVVMVFFQHESSMPLYLVNDLHLHESAYGILFTINTALIIVAEVWLNMKMSHWKHSHTLALGAVLVGLGFGAMILTVDMWTVAGSVVIWTFGEMILFPGLAAYMGEIAPPNRRGEYMGYYQMTFSLAFILGPWIGIQIYEHWGPDVLWIGMLGLGAVSAGMLGRIRSNHVNS, translated from the coding sequence ATGAATCCATGGAAAAGCTTACGGGAGTTACCTAAGGAACTGTGGGTAATTTTTACAACCACATTGGTCAATCGGACGGGGACTATGGCTTTGCCCTTTTTGGTGTTATACCTGACACGTAATTTGAATTTTTCATCGGATCAGGCTGCATGGGTATTTATTGGATACGGCATTGGGGCACTGGTATCCGCTCCGTTTTCAGGAAGGTTATCCGATTTTCTCGGCCACAGAAAAGTTATGCTTTTATCGCTTTTTTTGTCATCGATAGTCATGATGGCGTATCCTTTAGCCCAAAGTTTCGCAGTTGTATTTGGAGCCACTGTCACATGGGCGATGATGAGTGAAGCTTTTCGTCCCGCCAGCCTTGCCGTCATTACGGATATGACTCAGCCCGGGCAGCGAAAATCAGCATACGCTCTTCAACGGCTCGCTATTAATATCGGTATGAGCATCGGTCCGGCGGTCGGGGGTTTTTTAGTATTAGTGTCGTATCCAACGCTTTTTATAGTAAATGGGGGATTCGCTTTAATGGCCGGATTTGTCCTGATGTTTGCACCGTGGCGAATTATTTCTCACGATATGACGATCCAGACCCAACACCACGAAGGAATAGCCTATAAAGATAAACGGCTCATGTATTTCTTGATGGCTGTTGTGCCGGTAGTGATGGTTTTTTTTCAGCACGAATCGTCGATGCCTTTGTATTTGGTCAACGATCTCCATTTGCATGAATCGGCCTACGGGATTTTGTTTACGATCAATACGGCGTTGATTATTGTTGCGGAAGTATGGCTCAATATGAAAATGAGCCATTGGAAACATAGCCATACTCTTGCGTTGGGTGCCGTATTGGTCGGTTTAGGTTTCGGTGCTATGATTTTGACAGTCGACATGTGGACGGTAGCCGGGTCGGTTGTGATATGGACTTTTGGCGAAATGATTTTGTTTCCAGGATTGGCGGCATATATGGGAGAAATAGCGCCGCCTAACCGCAGAGGCGAATATATGGGTTATTATCAGATGACCTTCAGCCTCGCCTTTATTCTCGGGCCATGGATCGGCATTCAGATTTATGAACATTGGGGACCGGACGTTCTTTGGATCGGTATGCTGGGCTTAGGCGCAGTATCCGCAGGTATGTTGGGGCGAATTCGTTCAAATCACGTTAATTCATAA
- a CDS encoding lysophospholipid acyltransferase family protein produces MSGKSIETSPVCQFLFMDLPKLSLQIPRYHRVIVRWFGQIILSILRWNVSGPIPDIPKFVAIAAPHTSNWDFVVGMAALMALDIKVCWLGKDTIFRWPFGTLWEKLGGTPVDRFHPNGVVGQCIDLFGRHEQFILGLSPEGTRKKTERWRTGFYYIAIGANVPILLVAFDYPTRILHIGELFYPTGNADNDIHFMHDYFLNFKGKYPDQY; encoded by the coding sequence GTGTCTGGAAAATCTATAGAAACATCGCCTGTTTGTCAATTCCTTTTCATGGATCTTCCTAAATTATCTTTGCAAATTCCGCGCTATCACCGGGTCATCGTGCGATGGTTCGGACAGATTATCTTGAGTATATTACGATGGAACGTTTCGGGCCCGATACCGGACATTCCGAAATTTGTGGCCATTGCCGCACCGCATACCAGTAATTGGGATTTTGTTGTCGGCATGGCTGCGCTGATGGCGCTGGACATTAAAGTATGCTGGCTTGGCAAAGACACGATTTTTCGCTGGCCGTTCGGAACATTATGGGAAAAACTCGGTGGAACGCCCGTCGACCGCTTTCATCCGAATGGCGTGGTTGGGCAATGCATTGATCTGTTTGGACGACATGAACAATTTATTCTCGGTCTTTCACCGGAGGGAACACGAAAAAAAACAGAACGATGGCGAACTGGATTTTATTATATCGCGATTGGAGCCAACGTGCCAATTCTTTTGGTTGCATTCGACTATCCAACGCGCATCCTGCATATCGGCGAACTTTTTTACCCAACGGGTAATGCGGATAACGATATTCATTTTATGCACGATTATTTTTTAAATTTCAAAGGTAAATATCCGGATCAGTATTAA
- a CDS encoding TIGR00730 family Rossman fold protein, whose translation MAAKKKHAHLNHKNIPVKAFENLEFLHSPEARTIRMLSELHEPLRRFRKIGVRDTVVFYGSARTPDPETAKKRYSELRKKVSREKNPSRKLLQTLEYAKIDLDMSQYYGDAMQLAHLLTKWSRSLSGEKRFIVCSGGGPGMMEAANRGAKKAGGPSIGLNIELPFEQIPNSYITPELNFEFHYFFMRKFWFAYLAKALVVFPGGFGTLDELFEILTLVQTKKIEKPLTIVIYGSEYWKEVINFDTMVRHHMISSEDLDLFHFADTPESAFEFLKKQLTKNYL comes from the coding sequence ATGGCTGCTAAGAAAAAACACGCCCATCTCAATCACAAAAACATTCCGGTCAAAGCATTCGAAAATCTTGAATTTCTTCACAGCCCGGAGGCCCGAACAATCAGGATGTTAAGCGAACTGCATGAACCGCTTCGGCGTTTTCGCAAAATCGGTGTGCGCGACACTGTCGTGTTTTACGGTTCGGCCCGAACTCCCGATCCGGAAACAGCGAAAAAACGCTATAGTGAATTACGTAAAAAAGTTTCCAGGGAAAAAAATCCCTCCCGGAAACTTTTACAAACATTGGAATATGCTAAAATCGATCTGGATATGTCTCAGTATTACGGCGACGCCATGCAATTAGCTCATTTATTAACCAAATGGTCCCGCTCATTGTCCGGTGAGAAAAGATTTATTGTATGTTCCGGCGGCGGCCCCGGGATGATGGAGGCAGCCAACCGCGGAGCAAAAAAAGCAGGCGGTCCTTCGATTGGGTTGAATATCGAATTGCCATTCGAACAGATACCTAATAGTTACATCACACCGGAACTCAATTTTGAATTCCATTATTTTTTCATGCGCAAATTTTGGTTCGCTTATTTGGCTAAAGCATTGGTAGTTTTTCCAGGAGGATTTGGAACTCTGGATGAACTTTTTGAAATTCTGACGCTTGTGCAAACCAAAAAAATCGAAAAACCGCTGACGATTGTGATCTACGGATCAGAATATTGGAAGGAAGTCATTAACTTCGATACCATGGTTCGGCATCATATGATCAGTTCGGAAGATCTCGATCTCTTCCATTTTGCCGACACACCCGAATCAGCTTTCGAATTTCTCAAAAAGCAACTCACTAAAAATTATTTGTAG
- a CDS encoding NAD(P)-binding domain-containing protein yields MNESLLTLSLSLLLFALVFIPYLWFTQKKRKTFEAKKQEAIALGHDKPVAQHPLIDQSRCIGCAACVIACPEHALGMIDGMAELVYPGKCVGHGVCAEACPVSGIRIVLDPAKSTAELPLLDEFFQSNVPNVYLIGELGGMALLRNAIYQGKSVIEHISEKIKSSPRQTNNPSRHDVIIIGAGPAGLSAALMAQKNGLNYLLLEKEETPGGAILSYPRQKLVMTMPVEIPQYGVLKKRELSKEDLLTLWSDIIQKTSLKVTCNERLEDVIHHEGALTVVTSGGNRYDAEHVVLALGRRGTPRKLNVPGEQSSKVAYQLLEAVRYKHMHCMVVGAGDSGIEAAIALSKQHGTTVTLINRGTDFQRAKSKNQDRVREAETQNLIKIYYQSSVSDIRDHSITIQSPEGSLEITNDFIFIFAGGEMPTPFLKKIGIEFTHKDRMIAA; encoded by the coding sequence ATGAACGAATCGTTGCTTACTCTGTCGCTCTCACTATTATTATTTGCGTTAGTGTTTATTCCCTATCTTTGGTTTACCCAAAAGAAAAGAAAAACATTTGAGGCCAAAAAGCAGGAGGCCATTGCACTGGGGCATGATAAACCTGTTGCCCAACATCCGCTGATCGATCAATCCCGATGTATTGGTTGTGCGGCATGTGTTATTGCATGCCCGGAACATGCGCTCGGCATGATCGACGGAATGGCCGAATTGGTTTATCCCGGTAAATGCGTTGGCCATGGTGTTTGCGCGGAAGCCTGCCCTGTCTCGGGCATTCGCATTGTGCTCGATCCCGCCAAATCAACTGCTGAATTACCTCTACTGGATGAATTTTTCCAATCGAATGTTCCGAATGTGTATCTTATCGGGGAACTCGGCGGGATGGCACTGCTGCGTAATGCAATCTATCAAGGCAAATCGGTTATTGAACATATTTCCGAAAAAATTAAAAGTTCGCCCCGTCAAACAAACAATCCTTCACGGCATGACGTTATTATTATCGGTGCCGGTCCGGCCGGTCTCAGCGCCGCGCTCATGGCTCAGAAAAACGGATTAAATTATCTCCTGCTTGAGAAAGAAGAAACACCGGGCGGCGCCATTTTAAGTTACCCGCGTCAGAAACTCGTGATGACCATGCCCGTCGAAATTCCGCAATATGGCGTGCTCAAAAAACGCGAATTATCCAAAGAAGATTTATTAACGCTCTGGTCGGACATTATTCAGAAAACTTCTCTTAAAGTTACTTGCAATGAACGCCTTGAAGATGTGATTCACCATGAAGGAGCGCTGACGGTTGTCACTTCAGGTGGAAATCGTTACGATGCCGAACATGTTGTGTTAGCGCTGGGTCGTCGCGGAACTCCGCGAAAACTGAATGTACCCGGAGAACAATCGTCTAAAGTCGCTTACCAACTTCTTGAAGCCGTACGGTATAAACACATGCATTGTATGGTCGTCGGCGCCGGCGACAGCGGTATCGAAGCTGCGATCGCACTTTCCAAGCAACATGGAACGACCGTTACGTTGATCAATCGCGGCACGGACTTCCAGCGCGCCAAATCCAAAAATCAGGACCGTGTCCGTGAAGCTGAAACACAAAACCTGATCAAAATTTATTACCAATCTTCGGTTTCAGACATTCGTGATCACAGCATAACCATTCAATCACCGGAAGGCTCACTTGAAATAACCAACGATTTCATTTTCATTTTCGCGGGCGGCGAAATGCCGACGCCGTTCCTTAAAAAAATCGGAATAGAATTTACTCACAAAGACCGGATGATCGCCGCATGA
- a CDS encoding tetratricopeptide repeat protein: protein MKDKKTLGLVALGITLLVFAGYNYFQLPKSKPVSNEDTASLQTSISSIDGKTMPANHDQLVQADQLREHLKSNPTDTDHWVQLGNLLFDAGNFADAVEPYRTALQLRPTDNDVRTDYAVCLFNTNRSDEAIAELNTVIKSNPNHSTALYNIGVIHSHSGRNDQARTFWNRAIEAAPNSDIAQKARQALANLK from the coding sequence ATGAAAGACAAAAAAACTCTGGGACTTGTCGCCCTCGGAATAACGTTGTTAGTTTTTGCAGGATACAATTATTTCCAGTTGCCTAAATCTAAGCCGGTTTCCAATGAAGACACGGCTTCTTTACAGACCAGCATTTCTTCCATTGACGGTAAAACCATGCCGGCCAACCATGATCAATTAGTTCAAGCCGATCAACTCAGAGAACATTTGAAATCGAATCCAACCGACACCGATCATTGGGTTCAATTGGGTAATTTGCTTTTTGATGCAGGAAATTTTGCAGATGCTGTCGAACCGTACCGTACAGCACTCCAATTACGCCCGACAGATAACGACGTACGAACCGATTATGCCGTTTGCTTGTTCAATACCAATCGATCCGATGAAGCAATTGCTGAGTTGAATACGGTCATCAAAAGTAATCCGAACCATAGCACGGCTTTATATAATATAGGTGTCATCCATTCGCATAGTGGCCGCAACGATCAAGCTAGAACATTCTGGAATCGGGCGATTGAGGCGGCGCCGAATTCCGACATCGCACAAAAAGCCCGGCAAGCTTTGGCTAATCTGAAATAA
- a CDS encoding HAD family phosphatase has protein sequence MIRAVVFDLGKVLVHFDWKRNVTAMTQRSAKSYEEILKLVTQSSLALDFELGKISIEIFFKQLHRLVAYEGTVDELQHLWNDIFEPMQKHIDLIEILKPKYSVGLISNTNASHVKWIEERYGFLHRFDVRVYSHEVGLMKPDRVIYELACSKLDVAMPEALFIDDLLVNVEGAKKAGMRAIHLTPETVLIDELRREKILS, from the coding sequence ATGATTCGGGCCGTGGTTTTTGATTTAGGAAAAGTGTTGGTTCATTTTGACTGGAAACGTAACGTGACGGCGATGACGCAACGTTCGGCTAAGTCGTACGAAGAGATTTTGAAACTTGTCACGCAAAGTTCGTTAGCGCTGGATTTCGAGCTTGGGAAAATTTCAATTGAAATTTTTTTTAAACAATTGCATCGATTGGTGGCCTATGAAGGAACCGTCGATGAACTGCAGCATTTGTGGAACGATATCTTCGAGCCAATGCAAAAACACATCGATCTCATTGAGATTTTAAAGCCAAAATATTCCGTCGGATTGATTTCCAATACGAATGCCTCTCACGTCAAATGGATCGAAGAACGCTACGGATTTTTACATCGATTTGATGTACGAGTATATTCCCATGAGGTTGGGTTGATGAAACCGGATCGGGTGATTTACGAATTGGCATGTTCGAAGCTGGATGTGGCTATGCCGGAGGCTTTGTTTATTGACGATCTTTTGGTCAATGTGGAAGGCGCGAAAAAAGCGGGCATGCGGGCGATTCATCTGACGCCCGAAACTGTATTGATTGATGAATTACGGCGCGAGAAAATTTTATCGTAG
- a CDS encoding phosphate ABC transporter substrate-binding protein translates to MRLTKWFVFAIMLAGLAVMVSCGDKKKEFKKEEGTEMKASTAAAASTAVKVDENLPKYEKTSGVSGNLNSIGSDTMNNLMTLWAEEFKKLYPSVNVQVEGKGSSTAPPALIEGTAQLGPMSRPMKKEEVDKFEKKYGFKPTGIATAFDGLAVYVHKDNPIKGLTMQQIDAIFSKTRKGGAKEDIVTWGQLGLDGEWKDKPISLYGRNSASGTYGFFKEHALFKGDYKDNVKEQPGSASVVQGVGTDKYAIGYSGIGYITTDVRAVPIAQKEGDEFVGESYDNVKSGKYPMSRFLYVYLAKNPAKDMDPLVKEFVKFILTYEGQQVVAKDGYMPLTADIIKEQLTILEGK, encoded by the coding sequence ATGCGTTTAACGAAATGGTTTGTATTCGCGATCATGTTGGCCGGATTGGCTGTCATGGTAAGTTGCGGCGACAAAAAGAAAGAATTTAAAAAAGAAGAAGGTACGGAAATGAAAGCGTCTACGGCTGCCGCTGCTTCGACGGCTGTCAAAGTGGACGAAAACCTTCCGAAATATGAAAAAACCAGCGGCGTGTCCGGAAATCTCAATAGTATCGGCTCAGACACGATGAATAACTTAATGACATTGTGGGCGGAAGAATTCAAAAAACTCTATCCCAGCGTCAATGTACAGGTCGAAGGCAAAGGTTCCAGCACTGCTCCTCCTGCATTGATCGAAGGCACGGCTCAACTCGGCCCGATGTCGCGCCCGATGAAGAAAGAAGAAGTTGATAAATTTGAGAAAAAATACGGTTTCAAACCCACCGGTATTGCGACGGCATTCGACGGACTTGCAGTATATGTTCACAAAGATAATCCGATCAAAGGTCTGACCATGCAGCAAATCGATGCGATTTTTTCTAAAACGCGTAAAGGTGGCGCAAAAGAAGATATCGTGACGTGGGGACAACTCGGTCTCGATGGCGAATGGAAAGACAAACCGATCAGTCTGTACGGCCGTAATTCGGCGTCTGGCACCTACGGTTTCTTCAAAGAACATGCTCTGTTCAAAGGCGATTATAAAGACAATGTCAAAGAACAACCGGGTTCGGCTTCTGTCGTACAAGGCGTTGGTACCGATAAATATGCCATCGGATACAGTGGCATCGGCTATATTACAACGGACGTCCGTGCCGTACCGATCGCTCAGAAAGAAGGCGACGAATTTGTAGGCGAAAGCTACGACAATGTCAAGTCCGGCAAATATCCGATGAGCCGTTTCTTATACGTTTACCTCGCTAAAAATCCCGCCAAGGATATGGATCCATTGGTAAAAGAATTTGTGAAATTTATTTTAACGTATGAGGGCCAGCAAGTAGTTGCCAAAGATGGTTATATGCCGTTAACGGCGGATATTATCAAAGAGCAATTGACTATTTTAGAAGGTAAATAA
- a CDS encoding ABC transporter permease subunit, with protein MHLRNITNNLATGVITTGGIGLIIIVVGIILFIFYQALPLWQSAKTDKLQDINIAQLIPSDESVVYAGEEEQKEILYVITQNGRIYFVNLSQNKLIGHTELTKLNGHSISSAAALFGTHRIALGTNHGEIAEIDIKFSTLFESNGRTIVPEAVEKGWYRLHNDSPITRLEIGHEDDRLVFAGVQTTDRQKIFVARTFADTAALQINYLENFTTAVTALTVNSSSSEIIFGFGDGFIERRNFDGNLIEHINVSSQAVTALKYLIGDITLIAGDARGNVTGWMVVGSNGTAPTLTKFRTFETHAQPIQTIAVSWRNKSFITADASGVIHLNHSTTEQTLLNLKAADQAAHLVNFSPKSDGILILNPSGIISNYQLTNAHPEATFKTLFGKVWYESYPDPSYTWQSTGGTDDFEPKISMIPLIFGTLKGTLYAMVFAIPLAIFGAIYTSQFAHPRIRTIIKPAVEIMAALPSVVIGFIAGLWLAPLMKNVMVEFIVMLILTPLLIFFFFYGYSQLPRRWTSSIKQGYEVFMMIPVLILAGFLCYQIGYTIESGWFGGDIQTWLYQTLDIRYDQRNAIIVGIAMAFAVMPIIFTITEDSLSSVPAHLTSASLALGASRWQTAVKVVLPAASAGIFSAVMIGFGRAVGETMIVLMATGNTPIMDWSIFNGMRTLSANIAVEIPEAPHGGTLYRVLFLSGALLFIMTFIVNTVAEIVRQRLRKKYATM; from the coding sequence ATGCATTTACGTAACATTACGAATAATCTTGCAACTGGAGTTATTACAACGGGCGGCATCGGTCTGATCATCATTGTCGTCGGTATTATTTTATTTATATTTTATCAGGCTTTGCCGTTGTGGCAAAGCGCTAAAACGGATAAACTGCAAGACATCAATATTGCGCAACTGATTCCTTCCGATGAATCCGTTGTGTACGCCGGCGAAGAAGAACAAAAAGAAATTTTATACGTCATCACTCAAAATGGCCGTATTTATTTCGTTAACCTTTCACAGAACAAATTAATCGGTCATACGGAACTGACCAAACTCAACGGCCATTCTATTTCGTCAGCGGCCGCACTTTTTGGAACACACCGCATCGCACTTGGAACCAATCACGGTGAAATTGCTGAAATCGATATCAAATTCAGTACGTTATTTGAATCGAACGGACGTACGATTGTTCCCGAAGCCGTTGAAAAAGGGTGGTACCGCCTTCATAACGATTCCCCCATCACGCGTTTGGAAATCGGTCATGAAGACGACCGTTTGGTATTTGCGGGCGTGCAAACCACTGACCGCCAGAAAATTTTTGTTGCACGAACATTTGCAGACACGGCGGCTCTTCAAATTAATTACTTGGAAAATTTTACAACCGCGGTAACGGCATTGACCGTTAACTCGTCGTCATCTGAAATTATTTTTGGATTCGGCGACGGTTTTATCGAACGGCGTAATTTTGACGGAAATCTAATCGAACATATCAACGTTTCATCGCAAGCCGTCACAGCTTTAAAATATCTGATCGGCGACATTACTTTGATCGCAGGCGACGCGCGAGGCAATGTCACCGGCTGGATGGTTGTTGGAAGCAACGGTACTGCGCCAACTTTAACGAAATTCCGTACCTTTGAAACGCATGCACAGCCCATCCAAACTATTGCCGTTTCATGGCGAAATAAATCATTCATAACTGCCGACGCTTCCGGCGTTATTCATCTGAATCACTCTACAACTGAACAAACTTTATTGAATCTGAAAGCTGCCGATCAGGCAGCACATCTTGTAAATTTTTCTCCGAAGTCCGACGGTATTCTGATTCTGAACCCTTCCGGCATAATATCGAATTATCAACTTACTAACGCACATCCGGAAGCAACCTTTAAGACGTTATTTGGAAAAGTATGGTACGAAAGCTACCCGGATCCGTCCTATACATGGCAATCGACCGGAGGCACCGATGATTTCGAGCCGAAGATCAGTATGATCCCGTTGATATTCGGAACGCTCAAAGGAACGTTGTACGCCATGGTTTTTGCCATTCCACTGGCGATTTTTGGCGCCATTTACACTTCACAATTTGCTCATCCGCGAATTCGAACGATCATCAAACCCGCCGTGGAAATCATGGCTGCTTTACCCAGCGTTGTGATCGGATTTATTGCCGGATTGTGGCTCGCACCGCTGATGAAAAACGTGATGGTTGAATTTATCGTCATGCTGATTCTCACACCGTTATTGATTTTCTTTTTCTTTTACGGTTACAGCCAATTGCCCCGGCGATGGACGTCATCCATCAAGCAGGGTTATGAAGTTTTTATGATGATCCCGGTGTTGATCTTGGCCGGATTCCTGTGTTATCAGATTGGATATACGATTGAAAGCGGTTGGTTTGGCGGGGATATTCAGACGTGGCTGTACCAAACGCTCGATATTCGTTACGATCAAAGAAATGCAATTATCGTCGGTATCGCAATGGCCTTTGCCGTCATGCCGATTATTTTTACGATCACCGAAGATTCGCTCAGCAGCGTTCCCGCTCATTTAACTTCTGCGTCACTGGCGCTCGGTGCAAGCCGCTGGCAAACCGCCGTCAAAGTTGTACTCCCGGCCGCAAGCGCAGGGATTTTTTCAGCCGTCATGATCGGTTTCGGCCGTGCCGTCGGTGAAACCATGATCGTACTGATGGCGACCGGCAACACGCCGATCATGGACTGGAGCATTTTCAACGGCATGCGCACGTTGTCCGCCAATATCGCCGTGGAAATTCCTGAAGCGCCGCATGGCGGAACACTATACCGGGTTTTGTTTCTCTCAGGAGCTTTACTTTTTATTATGACGTTTATCGTCAATACCGTCGCTGAAATCGTGCGGCAACGGTTACGGAAAAAATATGCAACGATGTAA
- the pstA gene encoding phosphate ABC transporter permease PstA has product MKKILQSGDLFLWFTGAALGTIILLVAGLLFIVGLNGVGVFWPSNLALVQYGDGRQWLGEIGAEEMIPSSNLPENLKNGNHARFQMKIGNRDVYGVDFKWINDYELAELRYPENAIAVERREYGNLYGFLEGIKESDRLIVQGDEALTTFASLLEKSNDVFNQRASLEKSEVGIINFRIEQLRLKIKQLEYDGGHSESEIQALRASIDDQQKKYEVLRQSIDELNAKTASTYVIFKLADGSTKEIPISKIIRFYLPNQMNWPDKLQYYVAKIWEFLSSDPRESNTEGGVFPAIFGTVMMVLIMTLAVVPFGVLAAVYLREYAKQGVLVRLIRIAVNNLAGVPSIVFGIFGLGFFVYLCGGTIDQLFYPERLPSPTWGTGGILWASLTLSLLTIPVVIVATEEAISAVPKGVRDGSMALGATKWQTTWRVVLPASTPGILTGVILSMARGAGEVAPLMITGVVKLAPNLPIDQMWPLVHLDRKFMHLGFHIYDVGFQSPNVEAAKPMVFMTALLLIAIVLLLNLTAIIIRARLRKKYQSSAF; this is encoded by the coding sequence ATGAAGAAAATATTACAAAGCGGCGATTTATTTTTGTGGTTCACCGGAGCGGCCCTTGGAACGATTATTCTGCTGGTTGCCGGACTGCTCTTTATTGTGGGATTGAATGGCGTCGGAGTATTCTGGCCTTCCAATCTTGCGTTGGTTCAATACGGCGACGGACGCCAATGGCTGGGTGAAATCGGCGCTGAAGAAATGATCCCGTCGTCCAATCTTCCTGAAAATTTGAAAAACGGCAATCATGCCCGCTTCCAAATGAAAATCGGTAACCGCGATGTGTACGGTGTCGATTTCAAATGGATCAACGACTACGAATTGGCGGAGTTGCGTTACCCGGAAAATGCCATCGCCGTCGAGCGTCGTGAATACGGCAATCTGTACGGTTTTCTCGAAGGCATCAAAGAATCGGACCGGCTGATCGTTCAAGGTGATGAAGCGCTGACCACGTTTGCTTCATTGCTCGAAAAATCCAACGATGTTTTCAATCAAAGAGCCAGCTTGGAAAAAAGTGAAGTTGGAATAATCAATTTTCGAATTGAACAATTACGCCTGAAAATAAAACAATTGGAATACGATGGCGGTCATTCGGAAAGTGAAATTCAGGCGCTTCGGGCTTCCATAGATGATCAGCAAAAAAAATATGAAGTTTTGCGGCAGTCGATCGATGAATTGAACGCCAAAACGGCATCCACTTATGTGATTTTTAAATTAGCCGACGGATCAACAAAAGAAATTCCCATTTCTAAAATCATCCGCTTCTATTTGCCGAATCAAATGAACTGGCCGGATAAATTGCAATATTACGTAGCAAAAATCTGGGAATTTCTTTCCAGCGATCCCAGGGAATCGAATACGGAAGGCGGCGTATTTCCCGCCATTTTCGGAACCGTAATGATGGTATTGATCATGACACTGGCTGTCGTGCCTTTTGGAGTGCTGGCTGCTGTGTATTTGCGTGAATATGCCAAACAAGGTGTTCTGGTACGATTGATCCGCATTGCCGTAAATAACCTGGCCGGCGTTCCTTCGATCGTATTCGGAATTTTCGGATTAGGTTTTTTTGTGTATTTATGTGGCGGTACAATTGATCAATTATTTTACCCGGAACGGCTTCCATCGCCGACGTGGGGCACAGGCGGAATCTTATGGGCTTCGCTGACGCTGTCGCTTTTGACGATTCCTGTAGTCATCGTTGCAACAGAAGAAGCGATCAGCGCCGTACCGAAAGGCGTGCGCGACGGCTCGATGGCTCTGGGCGCTACCAAATGGCAAACGACGTGGCGAGTCGTATTACCGGCATCGACGCCCGGGATATTGACCGGTGTGATTTTATCGATGGCACGCGGGGCGGGCGAAGTCGCTCCGCTGATGATCACCGGCGTCGTCAAACTCGCTCCGAATCTACCGATCGATCAAATGTGGCCATTGGTTCATCTCGACCGGAAATTCATGCACTTAGGTTTTCACATTTATGACGTTGGCTTTCAATCGCCGAATGTCGAAGCGGCAAAACCAATGGTTTTCATGACAGCGTTGCTTTTGATTGCAATTGTGTTATTGCTGAATCTTACAGCCATTATCATTCGCGCACGGCTGAGAAAAAAATATCAGAGTTCGGCTTTTTGA